In Persicobacter psychrovividus, a single genomic region encodes these proteins:
- a CDS encoding N-acetylmuramoyl-L-alanine amidase: MILIDNGHGHNTAGKRSPVWSDGTQLLEWQFNRKVARELSAQLFDRNIPNCLVVPEDYDIPLHHRIERINMLCANYDDCRLISIHANAGGGTGWEIFTSKGETASDAWATQFIHHAERLLPFPVRKDYTDGDPDKEAGFYLLKHSHCPAVLTENLFMDREEDCRYLMSAEGVRKVVEVHLGGVDR; this comes from the coding sequence ATGATCCTAATCGACAACGGCCACGGCCACAACACCGCAGGCAAACGTAGCCCTGTATGGTCAGACGGCACCCAACTGTTAGAATGGCAATTCAACCGCAAAGTAGCCCGTGAGCTGTCCGCTCAACTCTTCGACCGCAACATTCCAAATTGCCTCGTGGTGCCGGAAGATTATGACATTCCCCTGCATCACCGTATTGAACGCATCAATATGCTTTGTGCAAACTATGATGATTGCCGGTTGATCTCCATTCACGCCAATGCCGGCGGAGGCACAGGCTGGGAGATCTTCACCTCAAAAGGCGAAACCGCAAGCGACGCCTGGGCTACGCAGTTCATTCATCATGCCGAACGCCTATTGCCCTTTCCCGTCCGTAAAGACTACACCGACGGCGACCCCGATAAGGAAGCTGGCTTTTACCTGCTCAAACATTCGCATTGTCCGGCGGTGCTTACCGAAAATTTATTTATGGATCGGGAAGAGGATTGTCGGTATTTGATGAGTGCGGAGGGGGTGAGGAAGGTGGTTGAGGTGCATTTGGGGGGAGTGGATAGGTAA
- a CDS encoding ParA family protein, translating to MKIISIVNHKGGVGKSTLSIGLASALAKEYKVLVIDLDPQANTTSILMSEYDEFRSVDQMIVDGENYTAYQGLDQIWCIPSKLSTAKLEAHYAGSAAGYYKVRQVIQQLPQSFDFIIIDCPPSLGWLTQNALNASTHMIVPSTPSKFSADGFDTIMNVYEELKATSNPNIEMLGMILTLVRPITVHNEYKEILREEYGDMILGAQMSNLKDYEEANALFSTITKHAPNGKAGIEVQEITREVKSRLSE from the coding sequence ATGAAAATTATTTCAATTGTAAATCACAAAGGAGGGGTTGGGAAATCTACCTTGTCGATTGGCTTGGCATCAGCCTTGGCAAAAGAGTACAAGGTACTGGTCATTGACCTTGATCCACAAGCCAATACAACCTCCATTTTGATGTCCGAATATGATGAATTCCGGTCGGTGGATCAAATGATTGTTGATGGCGAAAACTATACGGCCTATCAGGGACTTGATCAGATTTGGTGTATTCCATCGAAGCTATCCACCGCCAAGCTCGAAGCTCATTACGCAGGCTCCGCCGCTGGTTATTACAAGGTGCGCCAGGTCATTCAACAATTGCCACAATCTTTTGATTTTATCATCATTGATTGTCCACCGTCGCTTGGTTGGCTTACCCAAAATGCCTTGAATGCTTCGACCCACATGATCGTACCCTCTACCCCATCGAAATTTTCTGCCGATGGTTTCGATACGATCATGAATGTGTACGAGGAACTCAAAGCCACTTCAAATCCGAACATCGAAATGCTCGGAATGATTTTGACACTGGTACGCCCGATTACAGTTCACAATGAATACAAAGAAATATTGAGAGAGGAATATGGCGATATGATTTTGGGTGCTCAAATGAGTAACCTAAAAGATTATGAAGAAGCCAATGCCCTTTTTTCCACCATTACAAAACATGCGCCTAATGGCAAAGCAGGAATCGAAGTTCAGGAAATCACGAGAGAAGTCAAAAGTCGCTTATCAGAATAA
- a CDS encoding AAA family ATPase, whose amino-acid sequence MKFDTLKLPAPFSGLLGEPFQPFYMMIYGRRFQGKSTVALCLANALAKVGKKVLFVSNEEGLQGSLQEKIKRLKVDQHIDFVQDFHEGQLKQYDVVFMDSVQTIGLKVEQFQAFKQRYPNCSIVMIFKQNRDGSSKGGSDWEHDVDAIMKVEDRSATMEKNRFPKAKPKTYKIF is encoded by the coding sequence ATGAAATTCGATACGCTCAAGTTGCCCGCACCTTTTTCCGGCTTGTTGGGAGAACCCTTTCAGCCGTTCTACATGATGATCTACGGCAGACGGTTTCAGGGGAAATCGACCGTGGCCCTTTGTCTTGCCAACGCTTTGGCGAAGGTGGGTAAAAAAGTACTTTTTGTGAGTAATGAAGAAGGACTTCAGGGTAGTTTGCAAGAGAAAATCAAACGCCTGAAGGTGGATCAGCACATTGATTTCGTGCAGGATTTTCATGAAGGACAACTCAAGCAATATGATGTGGTTTTCATGGATTCGGTACAGACGATCGGTTTGAAGGTCGAACAGTTTCAGGCATTCAAACAGCGATACCCGAACTGTTCAATCGTGATGATATTCAAACAAAATCGGGATGGCAGTTCAAAGGGCGGTTCCGACTGGGAGCATGATGTGGATGCGATCATGAAAGTAGAGGACCGCTCGGCGACGATGGAAAAAAATCGCTTTCCCAAAGCAAAACCCAAAACCTATAAAATATTCTGA
- a CDS encoding ParB N-terminal domain-containing protein has protein sequence MAKQESKFRKSREKSKVAYQNKDTSTMLGNIVPKQNATYTADNPPFEVDQDLKEFLPPLEGEVFESLVKSIEKEGVRENLLCWKEGDKTYLIDGHNRFRASQETGKPFGISYIEGIINREEIVQWMVDNQLSRRNMTPAQMKQHWGKIYNLKKGKRGGDRSNRQNDGLQTAKFVATLAGVSERTIERWAKISEAEKQATAKQKSDEDVANAFVTKWTKQFENFINKDIDTEAKRKALEEIEQWMKAKF, from the coding sequence ATGGCAAAGCAGGAATCGAAGTTCAGGAAATCACGAGAGAAGTCAAAAGTCGCTTATCAGAATAAGGACACCAGTACCATGCTTGGCAATATTGTGCCGAAGCAAAATGCGACTTATACAGCAGACAACCCACCTTTTGAAGTGGACCAGGATTTGAAAGAGTTCTTACCACCACTTGAAGGAGAAGTTTTTGAATCCTTGGTGAAAAGTATTGAGAAGGAAGGTGTGCGTGAGAATCTGTTGTGTTGGAAGGAAGGAGATAAGACCTACTTGATTGATGGTCATAACCGTTTTAGGGCTTCCCAGGAGACCGGAAAACCTTTCGGTATTTCGTATATCGAGGGCATAATAAACCGTGAGGAGATTGTGCAGTGGATGGTCGATAATCAGCTTTCGAGAAGAAATATGACCCCAGCTCAAATGAAACAGCACTGGGGGAAAATATATAACCTGAAAAAAGGAAAAAGAGGAGGCGACCGATCAAACCGACAAAATGACGGTTTGCAAACAGCCAAGTTTGTAGCCACCCTCGCAGGAGTTTCAGAGCGAACCATTGAACGTTGGGCAAAGATCTCTGAAGCCGAAAAACAGGCAACTGCCAAGCAAAAATCAGATGAAGATGTAGCCAATGCCTTCGTAACAAAATGGACGAAGCAATTCGAAAACTTCATTAATAAAGACATTGATACAGAAGCCAAGCGCAAGGCACTTGAGGAAATTGAGCAATGGATGAAGGCTAAATTTTAA
- a CDS encoding GIY-YIG nuclease family protein, whose product MKEPTHRILLNELLQFDDLSNVKIRFNLMFRGNWSPVDFFKNADFEALLEGQYWNYHRNKSYKEGQINLGFIRMNEPDQWLLFHVGKVTKDLNILKGMGYEYETLEEYSRFFGRLIIRYKNKHQNMLRKAESVIDECEILQILPSTFESDQFPGYDKVNLSWQDLRRVIKKDNWITALQNQKGVYLITDITNGKNYVGSAYGEQMILGRWKAYVKTGHGGNVGLQKLTFNYIKENFRYSILDIFKSTTDDKVILERESWWKEVLLSRTFGYNEN is encoded by the coding sequence ATGAAAGAACCAACACACCGCATACTGTTAAATGAATTATTACAGTTTGACGATTTAAGCAATGTTAAAATACGCTTCAATTTGATGTTTAGGGGAAATTGGAGCCCCGTTGATTTTTTTAAGAATGCTGATTTCGAAGCCTTATTAGAGGGACAGTATTGGAATTACCACCGAAATAAATCTTATAAAGAGGGACAAATAAACCTTGGTTTTATTCGGATGAATGAACCCGATCAGTGGCTGTTATTTCACGTTGGGAAAGTAACCAAGGACCTGAATATTTTAAAGGGTATGGGGTATGAATATGAAACCTTGGAAGAATACAGTCGATTTTTTGGGCGTTTAATTATTCGATATAAAAACAAGCACCAAAACATGCTGAGGAAAGCAGAGTCAGTAATTGATGAATGCGAGATACTCCAAATTTTACCAAGCACCTTTGAGAGTGACCAATTCCCAGGCTACGACAAAGTCAATTTGAGTTGGCAAGACCTCCGACGAGTAATAAAAAAGGATAATTGGATAACTGCTTTACAAAATCAAAAAGGAGTTTACTTAATCACTGACATAACCAACGGTAAAAATTATGTAGGATCAGCTTACGGGGAACAGATGATTCTCGGACGTTGGAAGGCCTATGTGAAAACAGGGCATGGAGGAAATGTAGGCTTACAGAAATTAACCTTTAACTATATCAAGGAGAATTTCAGGTATTCTATCTTAGATATTTTTAAATCCACTACGGACGATAAAGTGATCCTTGAAAGGGAAAGTTGGTGGAAAGAGGTATTATTGAGTAGAACGTTTGGGTACAACGAAAACTAA
- a CDS encoding COG2958 family protein produces MAKMTFWDLINATFDRVKEPLSPKEIWTKAANYGITNDFETSGKTPWATIGAYLYTEINNNGDDSKYIQISERPARFIPRQLSTELDIDKVSSLKQKEDESVEQLKARKKKFSERDLHPLMVAFAKTDTHFKAYLKTIFHESSKRTKKGLNEWLHPDLVGVYFPFRDYSSETVEIQRELSISSVKLFSFELKTNLTFGNLREYYFQAVSNSSWANEGYLVTLNLQDDSTLLDEIRRLNNAFGIGLIKLNAENVYESQILFPSKEKPEIDWDTVNRLAKENGDFSVFLKDMSEDIKLGKVKSTYDKVLSPENLEKFIRDKEIQNN; encoded by the coding sequence ATGGCTAAAATGACTTTTTGGGATTTAATCAATGCCACTTTTGATAGGGTTAAAGAACCATTATCTCCAAAGGAGATTTGGACCAAAGCAGCGAACTATGGCATTACCAATGATTTTGAGACTTCAGGAAAGACCCCCTGGGCAACCATCGGTGCGTATTTATATACTGAAATCAATAATAATGGCGATGATTCTAAATATATTCAAATTTCGGAGAGGCCCGCAAGATTTATCCCTCGGCAGCTAAGCACTGAGCTGGACATTGATAAAGTTTCATCCCTAAAGCAGAAAGAGGATGAATCAGTTGAACAGCTGAAAGCTCGGAAGAAAAAGTTTAGCGAGAGAGATTTACATCCTTTGATGGTAGCATTTGCTAAAACGGATACGCATTTCAAAGCTTATTTAAAGACCATTTTCCATGAGAGTTCTAAAAGGACAAAAAAGGGGCTGAACGAATGGTTACACCCTGATTTAGTGGGCGTATATTTCCCATTCAGGGATTACTCGAGTGAAACGGTCGAGATACAAAGAGAGCTGTCGATTAGTTCTGTTAAACTCTTTTCCTTTGAGTTAAAAACTAACCTCACCTTTGGGAACTTAAGAGAGTATTACTTCCAGGCTGTTTCAAATTCAAGTTGGGCTAATGAGGGGTACTTGGTAACATTAAATTTGCAGGATGACAGTACATTACTCGATGAAATAAGACGGTTAAATAATGCTTTTGGAATTGGGCTGATAAAACTCAATGCGGAGAATGTTTATGAAAGTCAAATTCTATTTCCTTCAAAAGAAAAACCTGAAATTGATTGGGATACCGTGAATAGGCTGGCAAAAGAGAATGGGGATTTTAGTGTCTTTTTAAAAGATATGTCGGAAGATATTAAGCTTGGAAAAGTAAAATCGACTTACGATAAAGTTTTAAGTCCTGAAAATTTGGAAAAATTCATTAGAGATAAAGAAATACAAAATAATTGA
- a CDS encoding strawberry notch-like NTP hydrolase domain-containing protein, with amino-acid sequence MTSNITYQNRTLTIKFSRPPKDFVIARLLEMGFQTKDYKRFDRKKKLAQNERDYLNGMFEVEGLGMAYIPASQKGFVLNTTVPDSMGFEMHLAIRKIKSKLKEKSLFNYVADKLDYDSEGLVKSLSAEQIDAVGLAIYNIEERKQGIIIGDQTGIGKGRTAAALIRYGVKSGHQPIFLSEKPNLFTDLYRDLVDINSSSLHPFIVNTKEAKSNIKDKKGTVIYTAPEKAAQARILEDAELPHPYDFVCATYTQFNSDRMANKRNFLMQMAENNIVVMDESHNASGSSQTGEFMQVVLNKTKGVVFLSATFAKRPDNMPIYARKTSISDANMGTVELVESIEKGGVALQEILAAQLVSEAQMIRRERSFEGVEVNYIELTDKAKEQAQISDKVTGIIRDIIEFQKTYVDDEIKTMDKLIAAQGGEIGKRKGAQRAGVDNTPYFSKVFNVINQLLFSLNAEEVADHAIALLKKGQKPIIAFANTMGSFLAEMGDIDDKIDGDFNLVLQKGLESTLKYTEKTAAGKSIKRTLNIADFPASTQAAYYDILDRAQEVSTGISISPLDIIIQKIEAAGYRTGEVTGRSLAVEFEQNKRGKITTNGKIVRRPKENTADAFRRYNDNEIDCLLINQSGSTGASAHAIVTDKVPRKDVKKRVMIILQAELNINTEIQKRGRINRTGQILKPRYDYIISAIPAQKRLMMMLKKKLKSLDANTTSSQSSNKAQLDSPDFLNKYGDKIVVQYLRENPELSARLDDPVDLSGDGSTVGASHKVTGRVAVLPVEDQEKFYKEIIERYEDYVAYLKQTDEYDLEVDVMDLEAETKAQMIAVSGKGAGLSVFGENSMVERCEVNVLKKPIPKDELKGLVSKELGGKDPNAVAEKLIEEHNAYVAEKLKAGQSQLDKKFKKLFDGIEEEAGFRKIPVPEEGLQKEYVSRRVSEIENQKSEQEKKLLSRWNDKANYLNNFFKYFRTGYGYLYPAQGDEAKSITAIFMGVSINKKLDNPYAPSAVKFSFALSDGRRMVSLPASGETAQQVERVLSRSFQLNEKAQANFIEKWDQAISNSSADRETRYIITGNILQATPIYKGKLISYTTADDKVKKGILVPPTWSFKENARHVVVPVSQLGKVLRGLSVGQSFSMIKKVSFMRQRGRFNIIIKQHKTYQMIYTDWDLINLMEQSDGFQKVSDKMKASFVDENLDKVLDILSEKYSINAQLDREKYDFEPPEEVPKDDNITAEALKLFDQDKKGFDKRLSAQAKRQKVNDKKVKGNLKLARMRAKAILILQAQVL; translated from the coding sequence ATGACATCTAATATCACCTACCAAAACCGCACGCTGACGATCAAATTCAGTCGGCCACCAAAAGATTTTGTGATTGCCCGCTTACTTGAGATGGGCTTTCAAACCAAGGACTACAAACGCTTTGATCGTAAGAAAAAATTAGCACAAAACGAACGGGACTACTTGAACGGAATGTTCGAAGTCGAAGGGCTGGGCATGGCCTATATTCCCGCTTCGCAAAAGGGTTTTGTGCTGAACACGACTGTGCCTGATAGCATGGGGTTTGAGATGCACCTTGCCATTCGTAAGATCAAATCGAAGCTCAAAGAAAAGTCGCTTTTCAACTATGTGGCTGATAAATTGGATTACGATAGTGAGGGGCTGGTTAAGTCATTGAGTGCCGAGCAGATTGATGCGGTGGGTTTGGCGATTTATAATATTGAGGAGAGAAAACAAGGCATCATCATCGGCGACCAAACCGGAATTGGTAAGGGAAGAACGGCGGCGGCATTGATCCGCTATGGGGTAAAAAGTGGTCATCAACCGATATTTTTGAGCGAGAAACCGAACTTGTTTACAGACCTCTATCGTGATTTGGTGGACATCAATTCGTCGAGCCTTCACCCTTTTATTGTCAATACCAAAGAGGCAAAATCGAACATTAAAGACAAAAAGGGGACGGTCATTTATACCGCACCGGAGAAGGCGGCGCAGGCGAGAATTTTAGAGGATGCTGAACTTCCGCATCCTTACGATTTTGTATGCGCCACCTACACGCAGTTCAATTCGGACCGCATGGCGAATAAGCGTAATTTCCTGATGCAGATGGCTGAAAACAACATTGTGGTCATGGATGAAAGCCATAATGCGTCGGGTTCGTCGCAGACGGGCGAGTTCATGCAGGTGGTTTTGAACAAGACCAAAGGGGTGGTTTTCCTTTCGGCGACCTTTGCCAAAAGACCGGACAATATGCCGATTTATGCTCGTAAAACTTCTATTTCAGACGCCAACATGGGGACGGTGGAACTGGTCGAATCCATTGAAAAAGGAGGCGTTGCTTTGCAGGAAATTTTGGCGGCTCAACTGGTGAGCGAGGCGCAGATGATCCGACGTGAACGCTCGTTTGAAGGCGTTGAGGTGAACTATATCGAGCTGACCGATAAGGCCAAGGAGCAGGCGCAAATTTCGGACAAGGTTACGGGCATCATCCGTGATATTATTGAGTTTCAGAAAACCTATGTGGATGATGAAATCAAGACCATGGACAAGCTGATTGCGGCGCAAGGTGGTGAAATTGGCAAGCGCAAGGGAGCCCAACGAGCTGGGGTGGATAACACGCCCTACTTCTCGAAAGTGTTCAATGTGATTAATCAATTGCTGTTTTCGCTCAATGCCGAAGAGGTGGCCGATCATGCGATTGCATTGCTAAAAAAGGGACAAAAACCGATCATTGCCTTTGCCAACACGATGGGCTCCTTCCTTGCGGAGATGGGTGATATTGATGATAAAATTGATGGGGATTTTAATTTGGTCTTGCAAAAAGGGCTCGAAAGTACGCTGAAATATACGGAGAAAACGGCGGCGGGGAAGTCGATCAAAAGGACGTTGAACATTGCGGATTTTCCGGCGAGCACGCAGGCGGCCTACTATGATATTTTGGACAGGGCGCAGGAGGTGAGCACCGGTATTTCGATCAGTCCGCTCGATATTATCATCCAAAAAATTGAGGCAGCTGGCTACCGGACCGGTGAGGTTACGGGGCGCAGTTTGGCAGTGGAATTTGAGCAGAACAAGCGGGGGAAAATTACGACCAATGGCAAGATCGTTCGCCGTCCGAAGGAGAATACCGCCGATGCTTTCCGACGATACAATGACAATGAAATCGACTGTTTGTTGATTAATCAGTCGGGCTCAACAGGAGCTTCGGCGCACGCCATTGTTACTGATAAGGTCCCTCGAAAAGATGTCAAAAAAAGGGTCATGATTATCTTGCAGGCGGAGCTGAACATCAATACGGAAATTCAAAAACGTGGGCGGATCAATCGGACGGGGCAGATTTTGAAGCCTCGATACGACTATATCATTTCGGCGATTCCGGCGCAAAAACGCCTGATGATGATGCTTAAAAAGAAGCTCAAATCCCTTGATGCGAACACGACTTCTTCACAATCATCGAACAAAGCGCAATTAGATTCGCCGGACTTTTTGAACAAGTACGGCGACAAGATTGTGGTGCAATATCTTCGTGAAAATCCGGAGTTGAGCGCACGCTTGGATGATCCGGTGGACCTTTCTGGCGATGGATCGACCGTTGGGGCGTCGCACAAAGTTACGGGGCGTGTGGCGGTTTTGCCGGTGGAAGATCAGGAGAAATTTTACAAGGAGATCATCGAACGGTATGAAGATTATGTGGCGTATTTGAAGCAGACCGACGAGTATGATCTGGAGGTGGACGTCATGGATTTGGAGGCAGAAACGAAGGCACAAATGATTGCCGTGAGTGGTAAAGGTGCTGGTCTTTCGGTTTTTGGGGAGAATAGCATGGTGGAGCGTTGTGAGGTGAATGTGCTCAAAAAGCCGATTCCGAAGGATGAATTGAAAGGCTTGGTTTCAAAGGAGCTGGGCGGTAAGGATCCGAATGCGGTGGCGGAAAAGTTGATCGAGGAACACAATGCTTATGTGGCGGAAAAATTGAAGGCGGGGCAAAGTCAGTTGGATAAGAAATTCAAAAAGCTCTTTGATGGGATTGAGGAGGAAGCGGGCTTTCGGAAAATTCCGGTGCCGGAGGAAGGTTTGCAAAAAGAATATGTGAGCCGTCGGGTGAGTGAGATTGAAAATCAGAAGTCTGAACAGGAGAAAAAGTTGTTGAGCCGGTGGAATGATAAGGCGAATTATCTGAATAACTTTTTCAAATATTTCCGCACCGGCTATGGTTATTTGTATCCGGCGCAAGGCGATGAGGCGAAGAGCATTACTGCGATTTTCATGGGCGTGAGCATCAACAAGAAATTGGATAATCCTTATGCGCCTTCGGCGGTGAAATTTTCTTTTGCCCTGAGTGATGGACGCCGAATGGTGAGCCTTCCGGCTTCGGGCGAGACGGCGCAACAGGTTGAAAGAGTGTTGAGCCGCAGCTTCCAATTGAACGAAAAAGCGCAGGCGAATTTCATTGAAAAATGGGACCAGGCGATTTCCAATAGCAGTGCCGACCGTGAAACCCGATACATTATTACGGGCAATATTTTGCAGGCAACACCCATCTACAAGGGCAAATTAATCAGCTATACGACCGCTGATGATAAGGTCAAAAAGGGGATTTTGGTGCCTCCTACCTGGTCATTCAAAGAGAACGCTCGGCATGTGGTGGTGCCCGTTTCGCAGTTGGGAAAGGTACTGAGAGGTCTGAGCGTCGGGCAGTCGTTCAGCATGATTAAGAAGGTTTCTTTTATGCGGCAACGGGGGCGATTCAACATCATCATCAAGCAGCATAAGACCTATCAGATGATTTATACCGACTGGGATTTGATTAATCTGATGGAACAATCGGACGGTTTTCAGAAGGTTTCCGACAAGATGAAAGCGTCGTTTGTAGATGAAAATTTGGATAAGGTGCTCGACATTTTGAGTGAGAAATATTCAATCAATGCGCAGTTGGATCGGGAGAAATATGATTTCGAACCACCGGAAGAGGTGCCGAAAGATGACAATATTACGGCAGAAGCATTGAAGCTGTTTGACCAGGATAAGAAGGGCTTTGATAAGCGTTTGAGTGCGCAGGCAAAGCGACAAAAGGTGAATGACAAGAAGGTTAAAGGTAATCTTAAACTGGCTCGAATGCGGGCAAAGGCGATTTTGATTTTGCAGGCGCAGGTTTTGTAA
- a CDS encoding replication initiation protein, translating to MQEQQEKFFLSRRVTKNNQMINGKAALTAMQYCVFSACVATVEYNAGEFADAEITINQILGKEKLSKTDYSHVKTAALGLVDASIKIQVGKKWKGVPLFQYIEGEDGTNMIRFRFNVEMTPFLLKLKEQGNFTAYKYGYLTLLKKNMYAMRVYELLKQHENFGQRKITLEEFREILILSDKYPRFGELNRTVIKPVLDLLKKTDLLVDFSTIKRGRTVTHLLFKIQQRYKTIKE from the coding sequence ATGCAGGAGCAACAGGAGAAGTTTTTTTTATCTCGGCGAGTAACCAAAAACAATCAGATGATCAATGGCAAGGCTGCGCTTACAGCCATGCAATACTGTGTCTTTTCGGCTTGTGTGGCAACAGTAGAATACAATGCTGGTGAGTTTGCTGATGCAGAGATCACGATCAATCAGATTTTGGGAAAAGAAAAGCTATCCAAGACGGATTACAGCCATGTAAAAACGGCTGCGCTTGGGCTGGTTGATGCCTCCATTAAAATTCAGGTCGGGAAGAAATGGAAAGGTGTGCCGTTGTTTCAGTACATCGAAGGGGAAGACGGTACAAACATGATTCGCTTTCGCTTCAATGTAGAGATGACCCCTTTTTTGCTTAAACTCAAGGAGCAGGGAAACTTTACCGCATACAAGTATGGCTACCTGACTTTGCTGAAAAAGAACATGTATGCCATGCGGGTCTATGAGCTTTTGAAGCAACATGAGAATTTTGGCCAACGCAAAATCACACTGGAAGAATTCCGTGAAATATTGATCCTTTCCGATAAATACCCAAGGTTTGGAGAACTGAACAGAACGGTCATAAAACCTGTATTGGATCTTTTGAAAAAAACAGATTTGCTGGTCGATTTTTCGACGATAAAACGAGGGCGGACCGTTACCCACCTCCTTTTCAAGATTCAGCAACGATACAAAACCATTAAAGAATAG